A genomic segment from Polyangium mundeleinium encodes:
- a CDS encoding helix-turn-helix domain-containing protein, translated as MLLALKMALMRRGVRQYDAARLLGITDTRMSRIICGRLAATDDEKKRLAQLLETPVEELFADATPAAGGSR; from the coding sequence GTGCTGCTTGCTCTCAAGATGGCGCTCATGCGCCGGGGGGTTCGCCAATACGATGCGGCGCGTCTGCTGGGCATCACCGACACCCGGATGTCCCGCATCATTTGCGGCCGGCTGGCGGCGACCGACGACGAAAAGAAGCGGCTGGCGCAGTTGCTCGAGACGCCGGTCGAGGAGCTCTTCGCTGATGCCACTCCCGCGGCAGGAGGCTCACGATGA
- a CDS encoding tyrosine-type recombinase/integrase → MAKRKYILGQPHLLRRRGKKKLWTGWIEGREVALGTADRVEAQRRLDELVAQARRDPAAKRGGAARGPSEAPAPLLSELGMQFIQHCQPPRHTKKTAASYAHRVLKFIEWAEDRKIRRADEVTFKVMSSFVRSRTAAGNGAATINRALTAVRRMYAFAKREGLIEQNPFKQEEFAELKLREPRPKPNATTLSPSQIDAFLDKADEMAKPGYAALFRMTAGSAIRIDEARHFEASDVDAPRGILTITPKKNWTTKGYRYREIPISAKTAAAALALVAVREAIALDDKSVWKEIQRIRKAAGLPQFSMHDLRRAWASAVHANGASLKQVSVWLGHADVQTTERYIRVFEGKSTGHEFLPR, encoded by the coding sequence ATGGCGAAACGCAAGTATATCCTCGGCCAGCCGCATCTCCTCCGACGCCGAGGCAAGAAGAAGCTCTGGACCGGCTGGATCGAGGGCCGCGAGGTCGCGCTCGGGACCGCCGACCGAGTCGAGGCCCAGCGACGGCTCGACGAACTCGTCGCCCAGGCACGACGCGACCCTGCCGCAAAGCGCGGCGGAGCTGCGAGAGGCCCTTCGGAAGCTCCAGCGCCGCTCCTGAGCGAGCTCGGCATGCAGTTCATCCAGCACTGTCAACCGCCGCGACACACGAAGAAAACGGCGGCCTCGTATGCGCACCGCGTCCTCAAGTTCATCGAATGGGCCGAAGATCGGAAGATCCGTCGCGCGGACGAGGTCACCTTCAAGGTGATGTCCTCGTTTGTCCGAAGTAGGACGGCCGCCGGCAACGGAGCAGCGACGATCAACCGGGCGCTGACGGCTGTACGGCGCATGTACGCGTTCGCCAAGCGCGAGGGCCTCATTGAGCAGAATCCGTTCAAGCAGGAGGAGTTCGCCGAGCTGAAGCTGCGCGAGCCGCGGCCGAAGCCGAACGCGACGACACTATCGCCATCGCAGATCGACGCGTTCCTCGACAAGGCCGACGAGATGGCGAAGCCCGGGTACGCCGCGCTCTTCCGCATGACGGCTGGGAGCGCGATCCGCATCGACGAAGCGCGTCACTTCGAGGCGAGCGACGTGGACGCGCCGCGCGGGATCCTCACGATCACGCCCAAGAAGAACTGGACGACGAAGGGGTATCGCTATCGCGAGATCCCGATCTCGGCGAAGACCGCCGCGGCTGCGCTCGCGCTCGTTGCCGTGCGGGAGGCGATCGCGCTAGACGATAAGTCGGTGTGGAAGGAGATCCAGCGGATCCGGAAGGCGGCCGGGCTGCCGCAGTTCTCCATGCACGATCTGCGGCGCGCCTGGGCGAGCGCCGTGCACGCGAACGGGGCGTCGCTCAAGCAGGTGAGCGTCTGGCTTGGGCACGCCGACGTGCAGACGACCGAACGGTACATCCGCGTGTTCGAGGGCAAGAGCACCGGGCACGAGTTCTTGCCGAGGTGA
- a CDS encoding toll/interleukin-1 receptor domain-containing protein, with amino-acid sequence MKPIDVFFSYSHRDEAMRDELAAHLSSLRRSGLIHEWHDRLIPAGESWKHAIDVHLEKAHLVLVLVSADFIASNYCYEIEMKRALERREAGQARVVPIIVRACDWHQTPLGALQALPRDAKPVAEWQSRDAAWTDVARGIRAVVEGLARP; translated from the coding sequence ATGAAACCGATCGACGTCTTCTTCTCCTACTCGCACCGGGACGAGGCCATGCGTGACGAGCTCGCGGCCCACTTGTCTAGCCTTCGGCGGAGCGGGTTGATCCACGAGTGGCACGACCGGCTCATCCCAGCCGGCGAGAGCTGGAAGCACGCGATCGACGTACATCTCGAAAAGGCGCACCTCGTGCTGGTGCTCGTCAGCGCCGATTTCATCGCGTCCAACTACTGCTACGAGATCGAGATGAAGCGCGCACTCGAACGCCGCGAGGCCGGCCAAGCGCGCGTCGTCCCTATCATCGTGCGTGCCTGCGACTGGCACCAGACACCACTCGGGGCGCTACAGGCTCTCCCGAGAGACGCCAAACCCGTCGCGGAGTGGCAGAGTCGCGACGCTGCGTGGACGGACGTCGCGCGTGGAATCAGAGCCGTGGTTGAAGGCCTGGCCCGGCCTTGA